In Gammaproteobacteria bacterium, the genomic stretch ATTTTTTATACTCATGCCGACCAATTGTTAAGGTGCCATGCAAAATTTTTAGTATTATGTTTCTCATTGGCTTTGCATTAACAACTTTTACTGGATCCATAGAATTTAAGTTGACATGGCCATGGCTCGCACTGGGTCTAATATTACCTGTAATAAGCTGGTATAACGATTCGCTGCTTTTGATACTAATGCCGGAAGGGGCGGAAGATACGGTGGTTTGAAGCAAATGCCGGCCATTGTGAATTTAATATAATATCTTTTTTATTGCAATTTAACGAATTATTAATACAATCTCCCTATTCATGAATATAATGGAGTATTATGTGTTGGAACAAGAAATGGATAAAAAAACTTTGGAATGGATGCGTGAAGCCCTACCATATGGGTTGCTCACAGAGGATTTATTAAAAAAATTCTATTGCATTTTGCAAAATCCTGAACTTCTTACGAATGAGCATATACATCTCATAGGACAAGCTTATCTTGAGAGATATCCTAAAAAAACAGGATATGTTGATAAATTGTTTAGTTGGCACACCAATCATGATCTTGCTCAAAAGCTCGTTCATTTAAATGGTGCGGATGCTTACGGCCGTTGGCTGAGTTTAAGCAATGCTATTTCTTATCTGCCAAAAACTTCTGGAAAGCTTGCCAATACAATTTTAATCCTGCATCTTTGGGCTTTTGGCGATAAATTTGATCCTTATAATTTGCGAAAGGGCGTAGTCGATAGATTGGCTGAAAATTGGAATGCTAGATTTATATATACATATCCATTATCAGATGCAATGCGAGAATCAGTGAAATCATATTATGCAGATATGTACCATGACAAGCAAATTATAAACAGTAAGGTTTAATGTCAATTGGAATTTTTGATGCAAGATAGAAAAGATGATTAAGAAGTGCTTAAAGCTGGTGCATTTAAGAAAATATATAAAGCATTTCTGCTCAACGTAATGCTGTAGGATTTAAATCTAATTTTTTAGCAGGCAAGGAGATGCTTTCAGCAGTTGAGCTAATTAACGAAATAAAAATGCATGCTGAAAAAAATCAAAAAAGCAGAACTGCGAAAGCCTGGAATTTGACGGAGAAATATTATCAAGATTGTAACGCAAAAAATCCTGAATTAGTGAATGCAATTTATAAATACGCATGCCAGCATACAAGGTTTCTTGGTACTAAACTATTTTCATCTTTCCTACAAGTGCCAGAAATTACCAAAATGAAAGTCGAAGATGAATCTTATACTAAGGATGTAAGAGGGTTTTGGATAAAACTTGAATTAGATACTGAAGAACAGAAACTAACTTGTCCATTAACTAAATGATGTCAATTCGTTTAAACCATTATGATCGCGAGCACACATTGAAAATACGTAAAAATTATAATGCCTATAAAAGTGGTTTATTAAAAACGTGCTTAGTCCGGTCATAACTTCTGGTGGCATAATAGTTAGAAGGTTTAGATTGTTGAAAACGATGGGCGCGATTTCTTGATAAGAATATTGAATTTCTGAACTATCGTTTAAATATCGATAATCAGTTAACCAAATTTGTTTTGATGATAATATTCCAAGTAAACTTTTATAATTAGTGTAGTGATAAAGCAACTTATCTGTTTTGCAAATATTAAATGTCGTATTGTAGATGCCTTCAAGTTCATCATGAAAAGTTGATTCTTGTTCTTCATTAGTCATATGCTAACTTCCATTAAAATCCAAAAATTAGAATTAATAAATGAGATAGATACTTAATGATATAATAATAAATGACAGAGATATAATATGAAAAAATTATCTTTTTTCTTGCTAATAATCATGAGCTTAAATACATGCTGGGGTTGCGAGTTTGATACTGATTGTAACCCTGGGAGTAAGTGCCTTAAGTCTTCAGGCAGTATGTATGGTGTGTGTGCTGGTGGAATAAGTCCAGGAATAGTAATGACCAGCAACCAGTTTATTCTCCAACTGATCCTAACGGCACAAGTGGTAATACTTGCTCCTTCAATACTGATTGTGGTCCAGGATCAACTTGCTTAAAAAGTAGTGGTTCGATAGATGGTGGTGTTTGTGTTCGTTAAATAGTTTCAGATCGCTTTATTTTTTTAATCTTTCAATTTGTGTGCACTTCCATTATTGAAATTCATTTTGGCTTACATCCACTACCATTAATCAATTATCTTTATTTTTACTAGAGGAAAGCTTGTTTTGTGAAAGGTATAATTTTTTTTGTAGCTTTTTCTTAGATTAAGAAAAGTAGGCAGAATCACTAATCCTGTTCTTTTTGCTTCTTTTAATGTGCTAATTACTTCTTTGCCTATCTTGATCATTATGTTTTCGCCTTATGATGAGTTCTTTTAGTCGAAGCGCGGGAATGCACTGAAGCTGAGCTTCTACTTAGAGCCGCTCTAACAGCTTGGGGATCACGAGCAATAACAGTTAAATACGCTCTTGCTGCATCTGTTGGTTTGCGTTGGCTTTGTTCCCATTTTTCAACGGTTCTTTTTTTAAGGCCAAAATTTGCTGCAAATACATCTTGTGACATATCTAATTCTTCGCGAATGGCACTCACATCTATTTTCTCAGGTATGTTTATTCGATGAGTCTTAGATAGTTTTTTATTGCCTTTAGCATATTCTAAAGCTTCTTGAGCGCCCCTTAATAAGCTTTCGCCAATTTTACTCATGATGTGTTCCTCCGTATATTTTTACGATAGATTTTATTATCGTCTTTAGCATCTTTTTTTCTTCTTTTGTTAAGTTAGCTCTTTCGTTTTTAGCATATGCAGTAAATAAAAAAATGGGCATATGCTGGTTATAATAGTAATAAATAATTCTGGCGCCTCCGCGCTTTCCTTGATATTGATTGCTTGTCCATCGTATTTTACGTGCGCCACCAGTTTCAGGTATCAAGTCGCCATCAAGAGGGTTTTGTGCAATGTAATTAATAAAGCTTTCTCTTGAAGCTTCATCCATAGAGTTGCTTGCTTGTTTGATATATTCTGGCATTTCGGCAACCGTTTGGTACATGATCAATCATCCTTTTCATAAGTATACCTCAGCGGGGTATATTGTCAACCCCATTGGGGTATAGTTAAGTTATGCTTTTTTCGCATGAAACTCAATAATATTTGCAATATTTTCATTATTAATTAACTGCTTAAGTTTCTTACCTTGATATCGTAGTCGCAAGGATTTGGTATATTAATCAGTTGGACAAAATTCCTGATAATATTAAGGATAATATGACCATAAAAGATAAAGGTTTAGCTGCGTATCAAATTCGGAATGAACTGAAAGAGGCTGCAAGACTTTTAATGAAGGACCAAACAGCTGCCGAATGGTTAGATATGAATGAACCCCCTAAAAGCTTAAGAAGCTTAATCCAAAAGGCTTATAACCGAAATTTCGTCGGTGATAATACATGGGAGTATGTTATAGAAAGCGCACAAAGAACTAGGAAGGAGGTGGATGCGGCATTAGAGCTAACTCGTATAAATCATGGGCCAAAATTATGAAAAGAGAAGTCACAATTCTAAAAAATAAAAATCAACCCATAGAAGTCGATATTGACCCAATACCTGATTGGGAAGGATTTGATAAATTAATTAGTTTTTTGAAAATTTATTATTCAGCCCAGATTGTCGATAGTTATGATGGGCTTTTTAATAGAAAATGTACGTTAGAAACTGATGGTGTTAGATATCAATTGATTTTCGATGATTGGTTTGGGAATTCATTGCGTTCGCTTGGAGTAGATAGTGATCCATTAATTATTAAAATTGGCGAAGATTTAAAAGAAAGATTGAAAGATATACAACCTGAGCCAATTGGAAGTAATAATCCTGATTACTTCCAATATCATCTTGTTTGGGATGACTTGGGTGTTGATGAAGAATATCGTTATGAAACTATTTATGAAAATAAAAATTTTCAAGTTAGAATTAATAAACCAGTTAAAATGTTTTTGTATACATTATTAATTAATGGCGAAGAACAATTCCGTTTTAACAAATGGCCTAAGAAATGGATAAGATAATAAATATAAATTGATAAGATTAGATAGGAGATAGGTTTGATGAATAATATCATCGCGTTAGATATTAATATATATGATTCTAAATTAGAAGTTGTAGATAACAAATCTACTGGTAAAACTTATGCATGGAGCGAATTTCAGCAATTTGTAATTGAAACAAATGATCGCGGCCCTTTTGAGGAAGATGTCTTTTTAATTTTGCAAACGAATACAGATAAGATTATAATTCCACAGAGTAAAGTCGCTTCAGATAAAGCTGAAAAATTATTTCAACATTTTCCTAATTTCAATTTTGATATTTTAACTCAAGCAATGTCGTCTTCGCAAAATCAACAATTTATTTGCTGGAATAAATAATT encodes the following:
- a CDS encoding helix-turn-helix domain-containing protein encodes the protein MSKIGESLLRGAQEALEYAKGNKKLSKTHRINIPEKIDVSAIREELDMSQDVFAANFGLKKRTVEKWEQSQRKPTDAARAYLTVIARDPQAVRAALSRSSASVHSRASTKRTHHKAKT
- a CDS encoding type II toxin-antitoxin system RelE/ParE family toxin; translated protein: MYQTVAEMPEYIKQASNSMDEASRESFINYIAQNPLDGDLIPETGGARKIRWTSNQYQGKRGGARIIYYYYNQHMPIFLFTAYAKNERANLTKEEKKMLKTIIKSIVKIYGGTHHE